A portion of the Stigmatella aurantiaca DW4/3-1 genome contains these proteins:
- a CDS encoding helicase HerA-like domain-containing protein, translating into MSIPSRLEAFLTEGIEIFSSVQQGQYLWHPDPFDVETLNAPARRVFKRLVDQVSVPPGPGAGRLLLLRGDSGSGKTHLVRAFRNLVHGKGQGFVGYMPMTVDVAQYERYILSNLIDSLDRPYDVSLSEDSGLMRLSDALMKRCTSAFAPLIPEERVLENDELDGTIHMVADELLSESGFRNVEVDLLRALLYLQRRDPRINRRIFHWLRCEELSAMDRKMIGDLIPRTADDAPARMVEHLGRLMGALGQALVLCVDQVEDVSDFEQRPQMENSFRRAMNSLAAIASKVPNAVMVICCLSDYWGKIRPVLNRPLVDRLENDPEPVDLEGTVTADTARSIAAQRLRSLYEQRGVGFDPAEPTWPIPAERFEVLGGQRARDVLNECQRYRDRAIQDGRLPEVFPLPRKGVAGGQGATVSQTQPATVDLEQMWLDFRSSCKASLPEEDADVAELLAWAIEVGSDELGGAQRLAVKPRGEASLEVTVQPGNGQLFIALCERSPQGGGLGRQMAEALKKAASGVPVIVRTSDFPSSTGTTVAEQIKKLMSRGGRRVVLGDSELRELVALRAFREKNAGQSTLTEWSRSARLITRLKSVGDMLGLDRTSGPPQTPSAPLPTVRSIEDAPKKPLAETLKETLKETLASSVQAPVNTVLTGPLTLGSSPGILSQSVPLEMSELTRHSAFLGGTGSGKTTLALNILEQLLLQGIPVLLVDRKGDLATYASEKAWEEPLDSQLLSERRRLLRERVDVALYTPGRSDGRPLAIPIVPRGLEALPEEERDQGVQQAADAIAGMLEYKTTSADNAARALLAQALRLLVQRPISKELTLETVQQFVAAQDAALLQETGGLPPKTFTKLAQDLEVLRLTIRPLLASGGERLDMDELLGRGASAIPGRTRLSIISTKFLGANSRVLFWVSQLLLETNRWASQHPSSRLQAALLFDEADLYLPAVSKPATKQPMENLLRRARSAGVGVMLATQSPGDLDYKCRENVRTWFVGSVREDVALRRLKPMFSEARVDASVKLPPQKTGQFHVLREGQVQQLRAERSVMRTEQLSEDEIIQLARGTLERRKGHAA; encoded by the coding sequence ATGTCCATCCCATCCCGGCTTGAGGCCTTCCTCACCGAGGGCATTGAGATCTTCAGCAGTGTTCAGCAGGGCCAGTACCTCTGGCATCCGGATCCCTTTGATGTCGAGACGCTCAACGCGCCTGCCCGCCGGGTCTTCAAGCGCCTGGTGGATCAGGTGTCCGTGCCGCCTGGGCCCGGAGCGGGACGGCTGCTGCTGCTGCGAGGCGACTCCGGCAGTGGGAAGACGCACCTGGTACGGGCTTTCCGAAACCTCGTCCACGGAAAGGGCCAGGGCTTCGTCGGCTACATGCCCATGACGGTCGATGTGGCCCAGTACGAGCGCTACATCCTCTCGAACCTCATCGACTCGCTGGACCGGCCCTATGACGTGTCCCTGAGTGAGGACAGTGGGCTGATGCGGCTGTCGGATGCGCTGATGAAGCGCTGCACCAGCGCCTTCGCGCCGCTCATTCCGGAGGAGCGGGTGCTGGAGAACGACGAGCTGGACGGGACCATCCACATGGTGGCCGACGAACTGCTCTCCGAATCGGGCTTTCGGAACGTCGAGGTGGATCTGCTTCGCGCCCTGCTCTACCTACAGCGCAGGGACCCACGCATCAACCGGCGCATCTTCCACTGGCTGCGCTGCGAAGAGCTGTCCGCGATGGACCGGAAGATGATTGGGGACCTCATTCCCCGGACTGCGGACGACGCCCCGGCACGGATGGTGGAGCACCTGGGCCGGCTGATGGGCGCCCTGGGACAGGCGCTCGTTTTGTGTGTGGATCAGGTCGAGGACGTCAGCGACTTCGAGCAGCGCCCGCAGATGGAGAACTCCTTCCGCCGGGCCATGAACAGCCTCGCGGCCATCGCCAGCAAGGTGCCCAACGCGGTGATGGTCATCTGCTGCCTGTCGGATTACTGGGGGAAGATACGGCCGGTGCTGAACCGTCCCTTGGTGGACCGGCTGGAGAATGATCCCGAGCCGGTGGACCTCGAAGGCACGGTGACGGCGGACACGGCCCGGAGCATCGCGGCCCAGCGCTTGCGCTCGTTGTATGAGCAGCGGGGCGTGGGCTTCGACCCGGCGGAGCCCACCTGGCCCATTCCCGCGGAGCGCTTCGAGGTGTTGGGAGGCCAGCGGGCGCGCGATGTGTTGAACGAGTGCCAGCGGTACCGGGACCGCGCCATCCAGGACGGACGCCTCCCGGAGGTCTTCCCACTTCCTCGCAAAGGCGTGGCGGGAGGACAGGGCGCGACGGTCTCCCAGACGCAGCCAGCCACGGTGGATCTGGAGCAGATGTGGCTGGACTTCCGTTCTTCCTGCAAGGCGTCGCTTCCCGAGGAGGATGCGGACGTGGCGGAGTTGCTTGCCTGGGCCATCGAGGTGGGCAGCGACGAGCTGGGGGGCGCCCAGCGGCTCGCCGTCAAGCCGCGAGGAGAGGCCTCCCTGGAAGTCACCGTTCAGCCAGGGAATGGCCAGCTCTTCATCGCCCTCTGCGAGCGGAGTCCTCAAGGAGGAGGGCTCGGAAGGCAGATGGCCGAAGCGCTCAAGAAGGCCGCCAGCGGTGTGCCTGTCATCGTGCGGACCTCGGATTTTCCCTCGTCGACCGGGACCACCGTGGCAGAGCAGATCAAAAAGTTGATGAGCAGGGGCGGGCGGCGCGTGGTGCTGGGTGACAGCGAGCTGCGCGAACTCGTGGCGCTGCGAGCGTTCCGGGAGAAGAACGCGGGACAGTCCACGCTGACGGAGTGGAGCCGCTCGGCCCGGCTCATCACCCGGCTGAAGTCCGTGGGAGACATGCTTGGGCTGGATCGAACGAGCGGACCTCCACAGACCCCGTCTGCTCCTCTCCCAACGGTGCGGTCCATCGAAGACGCTCCCAAGAAACCCCTCGCTGAGACCTTGAAGGAGACCTTGAAGGAGACCTTGGCTTCGTCCGTTCAGGCGCCCGTCAACACTGTGCTCACGGGGCCGCTGACGCTCGGGTCTTCTCCGGGGATCTTGTCGCAGTCCGTTCCGCTGGAGATGTCAGAGCTCACCCGGCACAGTGCCTTCCTGGGGGGCACCGGCAGTGGAAAGACGACATTGGCGCTCAACATCCTCGAGCAGCTCCTGCTTCAGGGCATTCCCGTGCTCCTCGTGGACCGGAAGGGAGACTTGGCCACCTATGCGAGCGAGAAGGCCTGGGAAGAGCCCCTGGACTCGCAGCTCCTGAGCGAGCGCCGGCGCCTCCTGCGAGAGCGCGTCGACGTGGCGCTCTACACGCCGGGCCGTTCGGATGGACGGCCGCTGGCCATTCCCATCGTTCCCCGGGGGCTGGAGGCACTGCCCGAAGAGGAGCGGGACCAGGGCGTGCAGCAGGCAGCGGACGCCATTGCCGGGATGCTCGAATACAAGACCACCTCCGCGGACAACGCCGCCCGTGCACTGCTCGCCCAGGCGCTCCGGTTGTTGGTGCAGCGGCCCATCAGCAAGGAGCTGACCCTGGAGACGGTGCAACAGTTCGTCGCCGCTCAGGATGCGGCGCTGCTCCAGGAGACCGGGGGACTGCCTCCCAAGACGTTCACCAAGCTCGCTCAGGACCTGGAGGTGCTTCGCCTCACCATCCGCCCATTGCTGGCGTCCGGTGGAGAGCGGCTGGACATGGATGAGCTGCTGGGACGTGGCGCCTCCGCGATACCCGGCCGGACGCGGCTGAGCATCATCAGTACCAAGTTCCTCGGCGCGAACTCACGGGTGCTTTTCTGGGTGTCCCAGCTCTTGCTGGAGACGAACCGCTGGGCGAGCCAGCACCCCTCTTCCCGGCTTCAGGCCGCGCTCCTCTTCGACGAGGCGGACCTGTATCTGCCCGCGGTGAGCAAGCCCGCCACCAAGCAGCCCATGGAGAACCTCCTCCGGCGGGCCCGCTCCGCGGGGGTAGGCGTCATGCTCGCCACCCAGAGCCCGGGGGACCTGGATTACAAGTGCCGCGAGAACGTACGCACTTGGTTCGTGGGCAGCGTGAGGGAGGACGTCGCACTCAGGAGGCTCAAGCCCATGTTCTCCGAGGCCCGCGTGGATGCGAGCGTGAAGCTCCCTCCCCAGAAGACGGGGCAATTCCACGTGCTGCGCGAAGGGCAGGTACAGCAGCTCCGGGCGGAGCGCTCGGTGATGCGGACCGAGCAGCTCTCCGAGGATGAGATCATCCAGTTGGCCCGTGGCACGCTGGAGCGGCGGAAGGGACACGCCGCTTAA
- a CDS encoding HTTM domain-containing protein — protein sequence MTKQVPGERSGLWEWLLAPKDIAALVAFRVAFGLMITVSAVRFLAYGWVDELFVRATFRFTYWGFSWVPVLPSPWIHGVFGVLAVLGLCVAAGFYYRVAVALLFVAFTYVQLVDVTNYLNHYYLVSLLAGLLCFVPAHRAFSVDAWRNPALRRDVLPAWCTYLLRFQVAVVYVFAGLAKLTSDWLIHAQPLSIWLSARTSLPLAGPLLEQRWVAYAAAWAGFLFDTAIVAFLLNRRLRPWAYGGVLGFHAATSMLFPIGMFPVIMVISALVFFGPSWPRWAWARLQRWGGREDRPPEPAPAVSGPREPIAPGRKARWALGAAVAYGVVQLLLPLRTHFYGGNVSWHEQGMRFSWRVMTREKNGSVTFVVRDPDTGREWHVPPSQYLTRLQEREMSVQPDLILQLAHRIARDFEDKGKGRVEVHADARVSLNGRPSEPFVDPETDLAREEDGLSPKGWILSPPSSPPVRLNPTMSWRR from the coding sequence ATGACTAAGCAGGTGCCGGGCGAGCGCTCGGGCCTCTGGGAGTGGCTGCTCGCGCCGAAGGACATCGCGGCGCTGGTGGCCTTCCGGGTGGCGTTCGGGCTGATGATCACGGTCTCGGCGGTGCGCTTTCTCGCCTACGGCTGGGTCGATGAGCTCTTCGTCCGAGCGACGTTCCGGTTCACCTACTGGGGATTCTCGTGGGTGCCGGTGCTGCCCTCACCGTGGATCCACGGCGTCTTCGGCGTTCTGGCGGTGTTGGGCCTGTGCGTGGCCGCGGGCTTCTACTACCGGGTGGCCGTGGCCCTGCTCTTCGTCGCGTTCACCTATGTCCAACTGGTGGACGTCACCAACTACCTCAACCATTACTACCTGGTGAGCCTGCTGGCCGGGCTGCTCTGCTTCGTGCCAGCGCACCGGGCGTTCTCCGTGGATGCTTGGAGGAATCCGGCCCTGCGCCGGGACGTGTTGCCTGCCTGGTGCACGTACCTCCTGCGCTTCCAGGTCGCGGTGGTCTATGTGTTCGCCGGGCTTGCCAAGCTCACCTCGGACTGGCTGATCCACGCGCAGCCGCTCAGCATCTGGCTGTCTGCACGCACGAGCCTGCCCCTGGCAGGGCCGCTGTTGGAGCAGCGCTGGGTGGCCTATGCCGCGGCCTGGGCCGGTTTTCTCTTCGACACGGCCATTGTCGCCTTCCTGCTGAACCGGCGGCTCCGCCCATGGGCTTACGGGGGGGTGCTGGGCTTCCACGCGGCGACCTCGATGCTGTTCCCCATCGGGATGTTCCCCGTCATCATGGTCATCTCGGCGCTGGTGTTCTTTGGCCCGTCCTGGCCCCGGTGGGCCTGGGCGCGGCTCCAGCGATGGGGGGGCAGGGAAGACCGCCCCCCCGAGCCAGCCCCCGCTGTGTCTGGACCGCGCGAGCCCATCGCACCGGGGCGAAAGGCCCGGTGGGCGTTGGGGGCAGCGGTGGCCTATGGCGTGGTGCAGCTCCTCCTCCCCCTGCGGACCCATTTCTATGGGGGCAATGTCTCCTGGCATGAGCAAGGCATGCGGTTCTCATGGCGCGTCATGACGCGGGAGAAGAATGGCAGTGTGACGTTCGTGGTCCGCGACCCGGACACGGGCCGGGAGTGGCATGTGCCTCCGAGCCAGTACCTCACGCGGCTTCAGGAGCGGGAGATGTCGGTCCAGCCGGACCTCATCCTTCAGTTGGCCCACCGCATCGCGCGGGACTTCGAGGACAAGGGAAAGGGCCGGGTCGAGGTTCACGCGGATGCCCGCGTGTCATTGAATGGCCGTCCTTCGGAACCCTTTGTGGATCCCGAGACGGATCTGGCGCGCGAAGAGGATGGTTTGTCACCCAAGGGATGGATTCTGTCTCCGCCGTCGTCTCCGCCCGTGCGTCTGAACCCAACGATGAGCTGGAGGCGGTGA
- a CDS encoding imelysin family protein codes for MEETRRFRKKFQGGTVFALLATLLSLSACKEENKPAPGDGGTGGEGDNTRGALLTAAGSCVLTSAQDFQRAAAGLESALAAFVASPEAGTRQAAREAFHAAMDSWQVSEVFQLGPAAPRSVAGGAELRDNIYSWPLVSRCAVEEQIVSKSYETSGFPSSLVSRRGLYAVEYLLFYEGADTVCPSTSPIVSGGTWAALSTQERESRKRAYALVAAADVRRRADLLVEAWAADKGNFLRTLETAGTGNAVYPTSQGALNALSDALFYVEREVKDMKLARPLALRDCDSNTCPELLESQFAGRSKANVRANLVGFRRLAEGCGPDFSGTGFDDLLISVGSEPLAVSLRQRIPEAQAALEALEEPDLREALAQDKASVRALYDAVKGVTDLLKVDIVTVLDLELPSSVEGDND; via the coding sequence ATGGAAGAGACGAGGCGTTTTCGCAAGAAGTTCCAGGGCGGGACGGTGTTCGCGCTGCTGGCCACCCTCCTGAGCCTCTCCGCATGCAAGGAGGAGAACAAACCGGCTCCTGGAGACGGCGGGACAGGCGGGGAGGGGGACAACACGCGCGGTGCGCTGCTGACCGCCGCGGGAAGCTGCGTGTTGACGAGCGCCCAGGATTTCCAGCGGGCGGCGGCCGGGCTGGAGTCCGCGTTGGCGGCATTCGTTGCGAGCCCCGAGGCGGGGACGCGTCAGGCCGCGCGCGAGGCGTTCCATGCGGCCATGGATTCCTGGCAGGTGTCAGAGGTGTTCCAACTGGGGCCCGCGGCGCCGAGGAGTGTCGCGGGGGGCGCGGAGCTGCGCGACAACATCTACTCCTGGCCCCTGGTCAGCCGGTGCGCGGTCGAGGAGCAGATCGTCTCCAAGTCATACGAGACGTCTGGCTTTCCGTCGTCCCTGGTGAGCCGCCGGGGGCTGTATGCCGTGGAGTACCTCCTCTTCTACGAGGGGGCGGACACCGTGTGCCCGTCCACCTCTCCCATCGTCTCGGGGGGCACGTGGGCCGCCTTGTCCACGCAAGAGCGGGAGTCGCGCAAGCGGGCCTATGCCCTGGTGGCGGCCGCCGATGTGCGCCGCCGCGCGGATCTCCTCGTGGAGGCATGGGCGGCGGACAAGGGAAACTTCCTGCGGACGTTGGAGACGGCGGGCACGGGCAACGCCGTGTACCCGACGAGTCAGGGGGCGCTGAACGCCTTGAGCGATGCGCTCTTCTATGTGGAGCGGGAAGTGAAGGACATGAAGCTCGCGCGGCCGCTCGCCCTCAGGGACTGCGACAGCAACACGTGCCCGGAGTTGCTGGAGTCGCAGTTCGCGGGGCGCTCGAAGGCGAACGTGCGTGCCAACCTGGTGGGATTCCGGCGGCTGGCCGAAGGGTGCGGCCCAGACTTTTCGGGCACGGGGTTCGATGACTTGTTGATCTCGGTGGGCTCGGAGCCCCTGGCCGTCAGTCTCCGCCAGCGGATTCCCGAGGCCCAGGCGGCCCTGGAGGCCCTGGAGGAGCCGGACCTCCGGGAGGCCCTTGCCCAGGACAAGGCCTCGGTGCGGGCGCTGTACGACGCGGTCAAGGGCGTGACGGATTTGCTCAAGGTCGACATCGTCACCGTGCTGGATCTCGAACTGCCGTCTTCGGTGGAAGGGGACAATGACTAA
- a CDS encoding endonuclease domain-containing protein, whose amino-acid sequence MLLPAHTALLDALDRHARRREEGIATLSALVGSPARALALFTGWAHRRGVSVAAPEADEPRAMVRAWAAALARERELFADAEAFVALHASPGSPRPLFFRQKTAHERALFVDALSPAQTVKATWELSLQLLASQEIPAAGMLPDAVEAAIAREPFSALRAVLGWVPAGETPALRIRVGLSELRRLRAAAAICAAAPSLTVVCILTPEAFAACQDRGESHVLAMLREGWQDVPEEAAPGTASEAIGPALARFQQEGTPAPLVAHYVEAARALTAAGPEAGDRSRSKAEQFLYELLQHRPATRGCFTLNGLVEPGTGGRSLEIDLLCRELRVAVEIDGYFHFRGAEDFRRDRRKDLALQRLGYWVVRFLAEDVVARLEDILETIDTLMEARRRESSGQEMPHGHR is encoded by the coding sequence TTGTTGCTTCCCGCGCACACCGCCCTGCTCGACGCGCTGGACCGGCACGCCCGTCGGCGTGAAGAGGGGATTGCCACCCTGAGCGCCCTCGTGGGTTCTCCCGCGCGGGCGCTCGCGCTCTTCACCGGGTGGGCCCACCGCCGCGGGGTGAGCGTTGCCGCCCCGGAAGCGGATGAGCCGCGCGCCATGGTGCGCGCGTGGGCGGCGGCGCTGGCCCGTGAGCGGGAGCTGTTCGCGGATGCGGAGGCGTTCGTTGCCCTCCACGCGTCCCCGGGCTCTCCACGGCCGCTCTTTTTCCGGCAGAAGACCGCCCATGAGCGCGCCCTGTTCGTGGACGCCTTGAGCCCAGCTCAGACCGTGAAGGCCACGTGGGAGTTGAGCCTCCAATTGCTGGCATCCCAGGAGATTCCCGCCGCGGGGATGCTCCCGGACGCGGTGGAGGCGGCCATCGCGCGGGAGCCGTTCTCGGCCCTCCGGGCGGTGCTGGGCTGGGTCCCGGCCGGGGAGACACCGGCCCTGCGCATCCGGGTGGGCCTCTCGGAACTGCGCAGGCTTCGCGCCGCTGCGGCGATCTGTGCGGCGGCCCCATCACTCACCGTGGTCTGCATCCTCACGCCGGAAGCGTTCGCGGCCTGCCAGGATCGGGGCGAGTCCCATGTCCTCGCCATGCTGCGGGAAGGCTGGCAGGACGTTCCGGAAGAGGCGGCACCGGGCACGGCCTCGGAGGCCATTGGCCCGGCCCTGGCCCGGTTTCAGCAAGAAGGCACGCCTGCGCCCCTCGTCGCGCACTATGTCGAGGCGGCGCGTGCCCTCACCGCCGCCGGGCCGGAGGCGGGAGACCGCTCACGCAGCAAGGCCGAGCAGTTCCTTTATGAGCTTCTTCAGCACCGCCCCGCGACACGGGGGTGCTTCACGCTGAACGGCCTCGTTGAGCCGGGCACGGGAGGCCGTTCCCTGGAGATCGACCTGCTGTGCCGCGAGCTGCGTGTGGCCGTGGAGATCGACGGGTACTTCCACTTCCGGGGGGCGGAGGACTTCCGCCGGGATCGACGGAAGGACCTCGCGCTTCAACGCCTGGGCTACTGGGTGGTCCGCTTCCTGGCCGAGGACGTCGTCGCCCGGCTGGAGGACATCCTCGAAACAATCGACACGCTGATGGAAGCCCGGAGGCGCGAGTCCTCCGGGCAGGAGATGCCACATGGACACCGCTGA
- a CDS encoding TonB-dependent receptor family protein, giving the protein MPARMWAFLLVLSTGAAAQPVEPATETPPSAEEPVPSPPEPRPEEPPAAVEGSSPPQEVIPLDEPKKFESVVVGTSETRTSGSIHILTPAKLQRLELDDPAAILQSVPGVYARGEDGFGLRPNLGLRGVNPDRSKKVTLLEDGILFGPAPYSAPAAYFFPLITRMQSVRVLKGPSAIQQGPQTVGGSVEFITRDIPGGEDYGVDLGGGQNMYGKFHGHYGASTEHSGFVVEGVHLRNDGFKELDSGGNTGFRRNEWMMKARHEFEPVGEARQSLQLKLGYSDESSNETYLGLSDADFEENPLRRYDASRMDHMQWHRTQAVLSHQLELDGLAVTTQAYRHDFHRIWRKVNRFEGASIASVLADPTSARNAIYYGVLTGQIDSSTAQETLLIGPNNRAFVSQGIQSVARWSPTTGPVKHNVEWGVRYHYDRIDRLHTEDGFLTLAGELIPDGKATRTTADNIDSTHALAFHVTDALAWERLLVTPGVRLEVIRSKSKDHLTGTTDKGSLNVLMPGLGLYGALTRSLGLFAGAYRGFSPPAPGQNAKPEKSINYEGGARWTRSGERFEVVGFFNDYSNLTDICTFSNGCVNDDLDSQVDAGRAHIWGMEVYAEKTFRPGGGVTFPTSVAYTLTRTRLQEDFRSADPQFGVVRAGDEMPYVPLHQLAASAGVEAALGGLFLNATYVDTMRESAGQGEIPAGERTGALLTFDVNASWNFSREGLLYLNVRNLLDKEVIVSRRPFGARPNAPRLITAGLKYSF; this is encoded by the coding sequence ATGCCAGCAAGAATGTGGGCGTTCCTCCTCGTCCTCTCGACGGGAGCGGCGGCTCAACCGGTGGAACCCGCCACGGAGACACCGCCCAGCGCCGAGGAACCTGTCCCGAGCCCCCCGGAGCCCCGTCCCGAGGAGCCGCCCGCGGCGGTCGAAGGTTCGTCTCCTCCCCAGGAGGTGATCCCCCTCGATGAGCCGAAGAAATTCGAGAGCGTGGTGGTGGGAACCTCGGAGACGCGGACCAGCGGCTCCATCCACATTCTCACGCCGGCCAAGCTCCAGCGGCTCGAGCTGGATGATCCGGCGGCGATCCTCCAATCGGTGCCCGGCGTCTATGCGCGGGGCGAGGATGGTTTCGGGCTGCGTCCGAACCTCGGCCTGCGAGGCGTGAACCCCGACCGCAGCAAGAAGGTGACCCTGCTGGAGGATGGCATCCTCTTCGGACCAGCGCCTTACTCCGCGCCGGCGGCCTATTTCTTCCCGCTGATCACCCGCATGCAGTCCGTGCGCGTCCTCAAGGGGCCCTCGGCCATCCAGCAGGGCCCGCAGACCGTGGGCGGCTCGGTCGAGTTCATCACCCGGGACATCCCAGGCGGAGAGGACTACGGGGTGGATCTGGGCGGTGGCCAGAACATGTACGGCAAGTTTCATGGCCATTACGGGGCCAGCACGGAGCACTCGGGGTTCGTGGTGGAGGGCGTGCACCTGCGGAACGACGGCTTCAAGGAGCTGGACTCCGGCGGCAACACGGGCTTCCGCCGCAACGAGTGGATGATGAAGGCCCGCCACGAGTTCGAGCCCGTGGGAGAGGCACGCCAGAGCCTCCAGCTCAAGCTCGGCTACTCCGATGAGTCTTCCAACGAGACCTACCTGGGGTTGAGCGACGCGGACTTCGAGGAGAATCCCCTGCGCCGCTATGACGCGAGCCGCATGGACCACATGCAGTGGCACCGCACCCAGGCGGTGCTCAGCCACCAGCTCGAGTTGGACGGGCTGGCCGTCACCACCCAGGCCTACCGCCATGACTTCCATCGCATCTGGCGGAAGGTGAACCGCTTCGAGGGCGCGAGCATCGCCAGCGTGCTGGCGGACCCCACGAGCGCTCGCAACGCCATCTACTACGGCGTGCTGACCGGGCAGATCGACTCCTCGACCGCGCAGGAGACGCTGCTCATCGGCCCCAACAACCGCGCCTTCGTTTCGCAGGGAATCCAGAGCGTGGCACGGTGGAGCCCCACCACCGGCCCGGTAAAGCACAACGTGGAGTGGGGGGTCCGGTACCACTACGACCGGATCGACCGGCTGCACACGGAGGATGGCTTCCTGACGCTCGCGGGAGAGCTGATCCCGGACGGCAAGGCCACGCGGACCACGGCCGACAACATCGACTCGACGCATGCCCTGGCGTTCCATGTGACGGACGCCCTGGCGTGGGAACGGTTGTTGGTGACGCCTGGGGTGCGGTTGGAGGTGATTCGCTCCAAGTCCAAGGACCATCTCACCGGGACGACGGACAAGGGCTCCCTCAACGTGCTGATGCCGGGACTGGGCCTCTATGGCGCGCTCACCCGCTCCCTGGGGCTGTTTGCCGGCGCGTACCGGGGCTTCTCGCCCCCCGCGCCCGGCCAGAACGCGAAGCCCGAGAAGAGCATCAACTACGAGGGCGGCGCCCGGTGGACCCGAAGCGGCGAGCGCTTCGAGGTGGTGGGCTTCTTCAACGACTATTCGAACCTCACGGACATCTGCACCTTCTCCAACGGCTGTGTGAACGACGATCTGGACAGCCAGGTCGATGCCGGACGGGCGCACATCTGGGGCATGGAGGTCTACGCGGAGAAGACCTTCCGTCCCGGCGGGGGCGTCACCTTCCCCACGTCGGTGGCCTATACGCTCACCCGGACACGGCTCCAGGAGGACTTCCGCTCGGCGGATCCCCAGTTCGGCGTGGTCCGAGCCGGGGACGAGATGCCCTATGTGCCGCTCCACCAGTTGGCCGCCTCGGCCGGCGTGGAGGCCGCCCTGGGAGGGCTCTTCCTGAACGCCACCTATGTAGACACCATGCGGGAGAGCGCGGGGCAGGGCGAAATCCCGGCGGGTGAGCGGACAGGCGCGCTGCTGACGTTCGATGTGAACGCGAGCTGGAACTTCTCCCGCGAGGGGCTGCTCTACCTGAACGTGCGCAACCTCCTGGACAAGGAGGTCATCGTGTCGAGGAGGCCTTTCGGCGCACGGCCGAATGCCCCCCGCCTCATCACGGCGGGGCTCAAGTACTCGTTCTGA
- a CDS encoding septal ring lytic transglycosylase RlpA family protein has protein sequence MNSLNRLNIHRHAVIAAAIVLSVGVVGTLMLARPAEASVSAIGTMATCNATWYGAVGEIPEGWPTASGEPFHRMALKAAHNSLPFGTRVKVTYQGKSVTVTINDRGGFGGAVCLDLTYGAFTQIANTDLGNIVVQYQVL, from the coding sequence GTGAATTCATTGAACCGTTTGAACATCCACCGCCATGCCGTGATCGCCGCCGCCATCGTGTTGAGCGTGGGCGTGGTGGGGACCCTCATGCTGGCCCGTCCGGCAGAGGCGTCCGTGAGTGCCATTGGCACGATGGCCACCTGCAACGCGACCTGGTACGGCGCGGTGGGGGAGATTCCCGAGGGCTGGCCGACGGCGAGCGGAGAGCCGTTCCACCGGATGGCGCTCAAGGCTGCCCACAACTCCTTGCCATTTGGCACCCGGGTGAAGGTGACCTACCAAGGCAAGTCAGTCACGGTGACCATCAATGACCGGGGTGGCTTTGGCGGCGCGGTCTGTCTCGATCTGACCTACGGTGCCTTCACCCAGATCGCGAACACGGATCTCGGCAACATCGTCGTGCAGTACCAGGTGCTCTGA